Proteins encoded together in one Pontiella desulfatans window:
- a CDS encoding sialate O-acetylesterase has translation MKTTRSFTMAMGVVALLCQTSLGATLTVDTTEPGGEAAKHSQMGSYTRAFGTNHANSGFSRGQTFTTADTGDANKAWSVTEFALKKHTTHTFGTNDTIQLWIFEWSPTADADTMDKWITGDGNLSDGDPMNGTGVGEVLVNGDVYELPESITGGHYLHFGFDTPLELAENTAYGAFIVFNDADATGAQFLQLGIGSGGSTYPRGRTLRTESTTNTSYDQDLTFYVTGTKVAGSGGLKLGSPFQDGMVLQRDKAVSVWGLADASASVSVSINGTSTNTTADAEGNWTAVLPAMGYGGPYQMDVISNGETNTLADVLIGDVWIAFGQSNMVRPLSEMEGATTYIDAITNGAPIRCLQVRSMAATSPQTTASMTWHGNSDPSFWTSVGTVFAYENYQKTGVPTAIIWGAWGSSTIEGWMPIQMTNDFPHFAAEMEEYYANDEADAIAMLDGSINYDDVWIRQRPNLIYNRMIHPLLDYGISGFVWYQGEANAGNATDADQYGDTLPAFVTEYRSLFGQGDLAFYGVQLPSYNSTYWPWFREAQDQLLTIPNAYVAVTLDTGLSGNIHPYDKGPIGQRLSLLAQKYEYGLPVEAHGPTLSSVSIAGSDVTVSFSSATGLTTDDAADPAAFEVAGADAVFHAADSASISGSDVTVSSTSVATPMYVRYAWLPYAKDTINLVNSDGLPAAPFRTDTEWADPAPTFSADPFSADPAEENVEYTGSIASAATGAELVFSNLTTGTWLSIAEDGTLGGTPAPGDVGVNSFNVQVTDNIGRTATATMTIEVLAYVAPDLSKYVDTFDGDGLDVNTGSGGGLEYVALTSYTLYVTDNSDNLVFSQGLGSNLGAQHGGVHTANTFPVTHGFTLDVTYSIVGVPGTLSESVGIGLIDGVEGLPGMLYAATKQESLGISLTARNGNQGLNHCTYTEGDAAGILTSLSTAQTISAGTDRTFSLTVDADGNYSYSVDGAAATMGTTTFDLTKEYHFAIYSQRASTGLEIQSVSFVPVNVVTGIGDITMDLSGGGGTHAGFSWYGQSGANYELQARESLTVGIWETVTNVAGEDAVISITEEMDKDNEFYRVKLAE, from the coding sequence ATGAAGACCACACGAAGCTTCACCATGGCAATGGGCGTGGTTGCCCTGCTATGCCAGACCAGCCTAGGGGCAACGCTTACCGTTGACACGACCGAGCCCGGCGGCGAGGCCGCAAAGCATTCCCAAATGGGTAGCTACACCCGCGCATTCGGAACCAACCATGCCAACTCAGGCTTCAGCCGCGGACAAACCTTCACCACCGCCGACACGGGCGATGCCAACAAGGCTTGGAGCGTGACGGAATTCGCGCTTAAAAAGCACACCACCCACACCTTTGGAACCAACGACACCATTCAGCTTTGGATTTTTGAGTGGAGCCCCACGGCAGACGCCGACACCATGGACAAGTGGATCACGGGCGATGGAAACCTGAGCGACGGCGACCCGATGAATGGAACCGGCGTTGGCGAAGTGCTGGTGAATGGCGATGTTTATGAGCTGCCGGAATCGATTACGGGCGGGCATTATTTGCACTTCGGCTTCGACACACCGCTGGAACTCGCCGAAAACACGGCTTATGGCGCGTTCATCGTCTTCAACGACGCGGATGCCACAGGAGCCCAGTTTCTCCAGTTGGGAATCGGCTCCGGGGGGTCCACATACCCAAGAGGAAGAACGCTTCGAACCGAATCAACGACCAATACGTCTTATGACCAGGACTTGACCTTCTATGTGACGGGAACGAAAGTTGCCGGATCGGGCGGCCTGAAACTGGGTTCGCCGTTCCAGGATGGAATGGTGCTGCAGCGCGACAAAGCCGTATCGGTTTGGGGCCTGGCCGATGCCAGCGCCTCGGTTTCGGTTTCGATCAACGGCACTTCAACCAACACCACGGCCGATGCCGAAGGAAACTGGACCGCAGTACTGCCCGCCATGGGCTACGGCGGCCCCTACCAGATGGACGTAATCAGCAACGGCGAAACCAATACGCTCGCCGATGTACTGATCGGCGATGTATGGATCGCCTTCGGACAGTCGAACATGGTTCGCCCGCTGAGCGAAATGGAGGGTGCAACCACCTATATCGACGCGATCACCAACGGCGCCCCCATCCGCTGCCTGCAGGTACGCTCCATGGCGGCCACCTCCCCGCAGACCACCGCTTCGATGACCTGGCACGGCAACTCCGATCCGAGCTTCTGGACTTCCGTCGGCACGGTCTTCGCCTATGAAAACTACCAGAAAACCGGCGTTCCCACCGCCATCATCTGGGGCGCATGGGGTAGCTCCACGATCGAGGGATGGATGCCCATCCAGATGACCAACGACTTCCCGCACTTTGCCGCGGAGATGGAAGAGTATTACGCCAACGACGAAGCGGATGCCATCGCCATGCTCGATGGCTCCATCAACTACGACGATGTCTGGATCCGCCAGCGTCCCAACCTGATCTACAACCGGATGATCCACCCGCTGTTGGACTATGGCATTTCCGGTTTCGTGTGGTATCAGGGCGAAGCCAACGCCGGCAACGCGACCGATGCCGACCAGTATGGCGACACCCTGCCCGCATTCGTTACGGAATACCGTTCGCTGTTTGGCCAGGGCGACCTCGCCTTCTACGGCGTTCAGCTCCCCTCCTACAACAGCACCTACTGGCCCTGGTTCCGCGAAGCGCAGGACCAATTGCTGACGATCCCCAACGCCTATGTTGCGGTTACGCTGGACACCGGCCTTTCCGGCAACATCCACCCCTACGACAAGGGGCCGATCGGCCAGCGCCTCTCGCTGCTGGCACAGAAATATGAATACGGCCTCCCGGTTGAAGCACACGGACCGACCCTGTCGTCCGTCAGCATCGCCGGAAGCGACGTCACCGTCAGCTTCTCCAGCGCCACCGGCCTGACGACCGACGATGCCGCCGATCCGGCCGCATTCGAAGTCGCGGGTGCGGACGCTGTATTCCATGCCGCCGACAGCGCAAGCATCAGCGGTTCGGACGTCACCGTCAGTTCCACATCGGTTGCAACCCCGATGTATGTTCGCTACGCCTGGCTGCCCTATGCGAAGGACACCATCAACCTGGTGAACTCCGACGGCCTGCCCGCCGCCCCGTTCCGCACCGATACCGAGTGGGCAGACCCCGCTCCGACGTTTAGCGCGGATCCCTTCAGTGCAGATCCTGCCGAGGAAAATGTGGAATACACCGGCTCCATTGCCAGCGCGGCGACAGGTGCGGAATTGGTCTTCAGCAACCTGACGACCGGCACCTGGCTGAGCATCGCCGAAGACGGCACCCTCGGCGGAACGCCTGCTCCGGGTGATGTGGGAGTCAACTCCTTCAACGTTCAGGTGACGGACAACATTGGCCGCACCGCCACCGCCACGATGACGATTGAAGTCCTCGCGTATGTCGCTCCCGACCTCTCCAAATATGTCGACACCTTCGATGGCGATGGGCTTGACGTGAACACCGGAAGCGGTGGCGGATTGGAATATGTAGCACTCACCAGCTACACACTTTATGTCACGGACAATTCGGACAACCTGGTGTTCAGTCAAGGATTGGGCAGCAATTTGGGTGCTCAGCACGGCGGCGTGCACACGGCTAATACATTCCCCGTAACACACGGCTTCACACTGGACGTAACCTATTCGATCGTTGGCGTTCCCGGAACCCTTTCGGAGTCAGTAGGCATTGGACTGATTGATGGTGTTGAGGGTCTACCAGGGATGCTTTATGCCGCGACCAAGCAAGAGTCCCTTGGAATCAGCCTCACCGCCCGGAATGGTAATCAGGGCCTAAACCACTGCACCTATACGGAGGGCGATGCGGCTGGCATATTGACCTCGTTGAGCACTGCTCAAACTATCTCTGCCGGAACCGACCGCACCTTCAGCCTTACGGTGGATGCGGACGGCAACTACAGCTATAGTGTCGATGGAGCCGCCGCAACCATGGGCACGACGACATTCGACCTGACCAAGGAATACCACTTCGCGATCTATTCCCAACGGGCTTCCACGGGGCTTGAGATTCAGAGCGTTTCGTTTGTTCCGGTCAATGTCGTAACCGGCATCGGCGACATTACGATGGATCTGTCCGGGGGCGGCGGCACGCACGCAGGCTTCAGCTGGTACGGGCAGTCGGGTGCGAACTACGAGCTCCAAGCCAGGGAATCGCTGACCGTTGGCATCTGGGAAACCGTAACGAATGTCGCCGGCGAGGATGCCGTTATCTCGATCACCGAAGAAATGGATAAGGACAACGAGTTCTATCGGGTCAAGCTGGCTGAATAG
- a CDS encoding M24 family metallopeptidase, translating into MGLERDGLTEKYKKRRAAVLRAAVKQSDGRVAGLMITNPVDVHYLSGLREGCPALLIGKKWCVLFTSNMFKDLVPRFAPGAETMLFKHLDQEMAGIFNSRGVKGIGIQTDHMAIDRYRSLCKTIPEKKLVPVPGVVGRCRAVKDDGEIALTQKAIRIAEKAMKQLLGGGAGYFIGRTEKQLAAELEYRMRSLGADKQGFQGNGTIVGAGPNSAACHHVPTNRKVKRGDPVLFDWGAELDGYRSDMTRVVFIDSVPERIGKIYSLVREAHLAAVDLLKPGVSCRKVDAAARDWIAAAGYTTEFRHGLGHGIGLQIHEAPTLGTASKERLKKNMIVTIEPGIYFIGTGGVRLEDDYLITSDGCKNLCTLPTKLDKWILT; encoded by the coding sequence ATGGGTTTGGAACGCGATGGGTTGACGGAAAAATACAAGAAGCGCCGCGCCGCCGTCTTGCGGGCTGCCGTTAAGCAAAGCGACGGCCGGGTTGCCGGATTGATGATCACCAATCCGGTGGATGTGCACTATCTGAGCGGTTTGCGCGAGGGCTGCCCGGCACTGCTGATCGGCAAGAAATGGTGCGTGCTGTTCACCTCGAACATGTTCAAGGATCTCGTGCCGCGCTTTGCCCCCGGTGCCGAAACGATGCTCTTCAAGCATCTCGACCAGGAGATGGCCGGCATCTTCAACAGCCGCGGCGTTAAGGGCATCGGTATACAAACCGACCATATGGCCATCGATCGCTACCGCTCGCTATGCAAAACGATTCCGGAAAAGAAGTTGGTTCCGGTGCCCGGGGTGGTGGGGCGCTGTCGGGCGGTGAAGGACGACGGCGAAATTGCCCTAACGCAAAAGGCCATCCGGATTGCGGAAAAGGCGATGAAGCAGTTGCTGGGCGGCGGCGCGGGCTATTTTATCGGCAGGACCGAAAAGCAGTTGGCGGCCGAGCTGGAATACCGGATGCGCTCGCTGGGGGCGGACAAGCAGGGCTTCCAAGGCAATGGAACCATTGTGGGCGCCGGTCCCAACAGTGCCGCATGCCACCATGTGCCCACCAACCGCAAGGTGAAGAGAGGCGATCCGGTACTCTTCGACTGGGGCGCCGAGCTGGACGGCTACCGCAGCGACATGACGCGCGTGGTGTTCATTGATTCGGTGCCGGAGAGGATCGGTAAAATCTATTCGTTGGTGCGCGAGGCGCATTTGGCGGCGGTCGACCTGCTGAAGCCCGGCGTCTCCTGCCGCAAGGTGGATGCGGCCGCCAGGGATTGGATTGCGGCGGCGGGATACACCACGGAGTTCCGGCATGGGCTCGGGCATGGCATTGGTCTGCAGATCCATGAAGCGCCGACGCTCGGAACCGCGTCCAAGGAACGGCTTAAAAAAAACATGATCGTAACGATTGAACCCGGCATCTACTTCATCGGCACCGGCGGTGTGCGGTTGGAGGACGACTACCTGATCACCTCGGACGGCTGCAAAAACCTCTGCACCCTCCCGACCAAGCTGGATAAATGGATATTAACCTAA
- a CDS encoding glycine C-acetyltransferase: MMEKGLERFRCELDGIREGGWLKNERVLESAQGAAIGVGGAEVLNFCANNYLGLANHPALVAAAHAGLDNWGYGMSSVRFICGTQQLHKQLEKKVSDFLGTDNTILYSSCFDANGGLFETLLTDGDAVISDALNHASIIDGVRLCKAQRHIYANSNMEELEVRLQETQDCRIRLIATDGVFSMDGTIANLPAICELADRYNALVMVDDSHAVGVLGKGGRGTPEHCGVMGRVDILTGTFGKALGGASGGYASGRQEVIDLLRQRSRPYLFSNTIAPPIAAASIRALELVSSPNDLLGRLTANTAYFRMRMKEAGFDVPEGDHPIVAIMLGDARLATAMAERLLGRGIYVIGFSFPVVPREKARIRVQISAAHSMENLDDAIEQFSAVYRELA; this comes from the coding sequence GAAAGCGCGCAGGGCGCCGCCATCGGCGTCGGCGGCGCGGAGGTGCTCAACTTCTGCGCCAACAACTATCTGGGCCTCGCGAACCATCCGGCCCTCGTTGCGGCGGCCCATGCCGGATTGGACAACTGGGGCTACGGAATGTCTTCCGTCCGCTTCATCTGCGGGACGCAGCAGCTGCACAAGCAACTGGAAAAAAAGGTTTCGGACTTTCTCGGAACCGACAACACCATTCTCTATTCCTCCTGCTTCGATGCCAACGGCGGCCTGTTCGAAACCCTGCTGACCGACGGGGATGCCGTGATTAGCGATGCGCTCAACCATGCTTCGATCATCGACGGCGTCCGTCTCTGCAAGGCGCAGCGGCACATCTACGCCAACTCCAATATGGAAGAGCTGGAGGTGCGGCTGCAGGAAACCCAGGATTGCCGCATCCGGCTGATCGCGACCGACGGCGTATTTTCGATGGATGGAACCATCGCGAACCTGCCCGCCATTTGCGAGCTGGCCGACCGCTACAATGCGCTGGTCATGGTCGACGATTCGCACGCGGTCGGCGTGCTCGGCAAGGGCGGGCGGGGCACGCCCGAGCATTGCGGGGTCATGGGGCGGGTGGACATTCTCACCGGCACCTTCGGCAAGGCGCTGGGCGGCGCCAGCGGCGGCTATGCCAGCGGGCGCCAAGAGGTGATCGACCTGCTGCGCCAGCGTTCGCGGCCCTACCTCTTTTCCAACACCATCGCGCCGCCGATTGCCGCCGCGTCCATCCGGGCATTGGAACTCGTTTCCTCCCCCAACGATTTGCTGGGCCGGTTGACGGCGAATACCGCCTACTTCCGCATGAGAATGAAGGAGGCCGGCTTCGATGTCCCCGAAGGCGACCATCCGATCGTGGCGATCATGCTGGGCGATGCGCGGCTCGCCACGGCGATGGCCGAACGCTTGCTCGGGCGGGGCATCTATGTTATCGGTTTTTCCTTCCCCGTGGTTCCCCGGGAGAAGGCGCGCATCCGGGTGCAGATTTCCGCGGCGCACAGCATGGAAAACCTGGATGATGCCATCGAACAGTTTTCGGCGGTCTACCGGGAACTCGCATAG
- a CDS encoding aminopeptidase P family protein, with translation MLKGRPMEKPAVEHVKQLRALLKENRLDAYVVPSADPHQTEYVHPHWRCRAWLSGFTGSAGTAVVMAEKAGVWADGRYFIQAERELEGSGFELFKMKMDGVPELIDWLAENVPQGGAVGVDGRLITAKQGKEWAEKLEKKKARLVTDVDLVSQVWIDRPELPTDPAKRWPVEYAGRSAADKLKEIRAAMEEQDADTYLISSIYDVNWLFNIRGNDTAHTPLLTSYALVEKDKATLFAEEAKLTQEVREGLAAEGIGVAPYDGIFEAVEELPESAAVFLCEERVSAALRRRIPCKVVEGKELASLPKARKNETELHNWERVHELDGVAMVRYWKWLEENVPNGGVDEVDASDELERLRLANPECLDLSFTSISGYGPNAAMMHYCAKRGDCATLEPKGFYLIDSGGQYLGGTTDITRTFALGELTDEQRMDYTLVLKGVINLSSTRFLKGTAGNNLDVLARLAMWEHGVDYKCGTGHGVGCYLNVHEGPQGISAHKTCDTPFEPGMLLTIEPGVYKEDRHGIRIENMAVVEEDCETECGIFYRFRTQTLCPVDTAPLKAELMTEKELKWLNAFHQKVFDRLAPHLSAEERAWLENKTRPFPAEVGHKG, from the coding sequence ATGTTGAAAGGAAGACCAATGGAAAAACCCGCAGTAGAACACGTGAAACAGCTTCGTGCCTTGTTGAAGGAGAACCGGCTCGATGCCTACGTGGTTCCGAGCGCCGACCCGCACCAGACGGAATATGTCCATCCGCACTGGCGCTGCCGCGCCTGGCTGAGCGGCTTCACCGGTTCCGCGGGCACCGCCGTGGTGATGGCCGAAAAGGCGGGGGTCTGGGCCGACGGGCGCTATTTCATCCAGGCGGAGCGCGAACTGGAAGGTTCCGGGTTCGAGCTGTTCAAAATGAAAATGGATGGCGTGCCGGAGCTGATCGACTGGCTGGCCGAGAACGTGCCGCAAGGTGGGGCCGTGGGGGTCGACGGCCGGTTGATCACCGCGAAGCAGGGCAAGGAATGGGCGGAAAAACTGGAAAAGAAAAAGGCACGGCTGGTAACCGATGTCGATCTGGTTTCCCAGGTTTGGATCGACCGCCCGGAGCTGCCGACCGATCCCGCCAAACGTTGGCCGGTTGAATATGCGGGGCGTTCCGCCGCCGACAAGTTGAAGGAGATCCGCGCGGCCATGGAGGAGCAGGATGCCGACACCTATCTGATCTCCTCCATCTACGATGTCAACTGGCTGTTCAATATCCGCGGCAACGATACGGCGCACACGCCGCTGCTCACGTCCTATGCGCTGGTGGAAAAGGATAAAGCCACGCTGTTCGCCGAAGAAGCCAAGCTGACCCAGGAGGTCCGCGAAGGGCTGGCCGCCGAGGGCATCGGTGTTGCGCCCTACGATGGAATATTCGAAGCGGTGGAAGAGCTGCCGGAGTCGGCGGCCGTCTTTCTTTGCGAAGAGCGGGTGAGCGCCGCGCTGCGCCGGCGAATCCCATGCAAGGTGGTCGAGGGGAAGGAGCTGGCCAGCCTGCCCAAGGCACGCAAGAACGAAACCGAACTCCACAACTGGGAGCGGGTGCATGAGCTCGATGGCGTGGCCATGGTGCGCTACTGGAAATGGCTCGAGGAAAACGTGCCGAACGGCGGCGTCGACGAGGTCGATGCCTCCGATGAACTCGAACGGCTGCGCCTCGCGAACCCCGAATGTCTCGATCTGAGTTTCACCTCGATTTCCGGCTATGGCCCCAACGCCGCCATGATGCACTACTGCGCCAAGCGCGGCGATTGCGCCACCCTGGAGCCGAAGGGGTTCTATCTGATCGACTCCGGCGGGCAATACCTCGGCGGCACCACCGACATCACGCGCACCTTCGCCCTCGGCGAGCTGACCGACGAACAGCGCATGGACTACACGCTGGTGCTCAAGGGCGTCATCAATCTTTCAAGCACGCGCTTCCTGAAAGGGACGGCCGGCAACAACCTCGACGTGCTCGCGCGCCTCGCGATGTGGGAACACGGGGTGGACTACAAATGCGGCACCGGCCACGGCGTCGGCTGCTACCTCAACGTCCATGAAGGGCCCCAGGGCATCAGTGCGCATAAGACGTGCGATACCCCCTTTGAGCCGGGCATGCTGTTGACGATCGAGCCGGGCGTCTACAAGGAAGACCGCCATGGCATCCGCATCGAAAACATGGCGGTGGTGGAAGAGGACTGCGAAACCGAATGCGGCATCTTCTACCGCTTCCGGACGCAGACGCTCTGCCCGGTCGACACCGCACCGCTCAAGGCCGAACTGATGACCGAGAAGGAACTCAAGTGGCTCAACGCGTTCCATCAAAAGGTCTTCGATCGTCTCGCCCCGCATCTTTCCGCAGAAGAGCGCGCCTGGCTCGAAAACAAAACCCGCCCGTTCCCCGCTGAGGTTGGCCACAAAGGATAA